One genomic segment of Virgibacillus doumboii includes these proteins:
- the rsmB gene encoding 16S rRNA (cytosine(967)-C(5))-methyltransferase RsmB, whose product MSDFQVREAIVDLLLRIEQDSGYSNLLIDNEIKSRKIASRDEGLLTEIVYGTIQRKLTIDYYLDAFIDKKKKIQPWVRMLLRMSVYQMIFLDKVPDHAIIHEAVEIAKHRGHKGIASFVNGVLRSLQRKGVPDINKIESASKRISIETSHPEWLVNRWISMYGNEITRDMCHANLERKALSVRVQPLKISRETAMDELEKLGFETRVSAFSNQGIIIDKGNILKSRLFSEGYVTIQDQSSMLVAEMLKAQPGMDVLDACSAPGGKTTHIAEKMENQGTITAYDLHAKKVRLVDDKASILDLTIISTSKGDARKLQQLHDKESFDRILVDAPCSGLGVIRGKPDIKYNKQEEDITRLSQIQLDILENTAPLLKKGGLLIYSTCTVDKKENDGVVQAFLANNPDFILDTSLFDDLPSKIQNSPGLTENGLQLYPQTFYTDGFFLTRFKKV is encoded by the coding sequence ATGAGTGATTTTCAAGTAAGAGAAGCAATTGTTGATCTGCTGTTACGAATTGAACAGGACAGTGGATACAGTAACTTGCTGATTGATAACGAAATTAAATCACGGAAGATAGCATCAAGGGATGAAGGACTTCTTACTGAAATTGTCTACGGCACGATTCAGCGAAAATTGACAATTGATTACTATTTGGATGCTTTTATTGATAAGAAGAAAAAAATCCAGCCGTGGGTTAGAATGCTTTTGAGAATGTCTGTCTACCAAATGATTTTCCTGGATAAAGTGCCGGACCATGCAATTATCCATGAAGCAGTTGAAATAGCAAAACATCGGGGGCACAAGGGAATTGCTTCTTTTGTTAATGGAGTACTCAGGAGCCTGCAGCGTAAAGGTGTTCCTGATATCAATAAAATTGAGAGTGCTTCGAAACGAATTTCGATTGAAACAAGTCATCCGGAATGGCTGGTTAATCGCTGGATTTCAATGTATGGCAATGAAATCACCCGTGATATGTGTCATGCTAACCTGGAAAGAAAGGCATTATCTGTCCGTGTCCAGCCATTAAAAATATCACGTGAAACCGCAATGGACGAGCTTGAAAAATTGGGTTTTGAAACAAGGGTATCCGCATTCTCCAATCAAGGAATAATCATTGATAAAGGAAACATACTGAAAAGCCGATTATTTTCTGAAGGATATGTAACCATACAGGATCAAAGCTCCATGCTGGTGGCGGAAATGCTAAAAGCCCAGCCTGGTATGGATGTTTTGGATGCCTGCAGTGCGCCTGGAGGAAAAACAACACACATTGCTGAAAAAATGGAGAATCAAGGGACAATTACTGCATATGATCTGCATGCCAAAAAGGTGAGACTGGTTGATGATAAAGCTTCTATTCTTGATTTAACTATTATCAGTACAAGTAAAGGCGACGCAAGGAAACTGCAGCAACTACATGACAAGGAAAGCTTTGATCGCATACTTGTTGATGCTCCATGTTCAGGATTAGGTGTTATACGGGGAAAACCAGACATAAAATATAATAAACAGGAAGAGGATATTACCCGTTTATCACAAATTCAATTAGACATACTTGAGAATACTGCACCGTTATTAAAAAAGGGTGGACTATTAATTTACAGTACCTGCACCGTGGACAAAAAAGAAAACGATGGTGTTGTACAAGCTTTTTTGGCGAATAATCCCGATTTCATCTTAGACACTTCCTTATTTGATGATTTGCCATCAAAGATACAAAATTCACCTGGATTAACTGAAAATGGGTTACAACTCTATCCGCAAACGTTTTACACAGATGGATTTTTCCTGACACGGTTTAAAAAGGTTTAA
- the fmt gene encoding methionyl-tRNA formyltransferase, with translation MKRIVFMGTPDFSVPILQSLVQSEYEIVLAVTQPDRPKGRKKVITPSPVKVEAEKHQIPVFQPEKLKDEYMKILSFKPDLIVTAAYGQLLPDALLEAPEFGCINVHASLLPELRGGAPIHYAILQGKKETGITIMYMVKKLDAGDILTQQSVPITENDTVGTLHDKLSDAGAYLLMETLPQLFEKRLKPIRQDENEATFASNIKREQEKIDWHKSNDVIYNHIRGLNPWPVAFTTYEGKVMKIWGAEKDNTEFSGKPGEIVRILDNEAFVVLCGNNKAIHVTEIQPAGKKRMKVKQYLQGSSDRIKTGIIMGD, from the coding sequence ATGAAACGAATCGTTTTTATGGGAACACCGGATTTTTCAGTACCCATTTTACAATCTCTAGTACAATCAGAATATGAAATAGTTTTAGCAGTAACACAGCCGGATCGCCCAAAAGGCAGAAAAAAAGTAATAACTCCATCACCTGTTAAGGTGGAGGCTGAAAAACATCAAATTCCCGTGTTTCAGCCAGAGAAATTAAAAGATGAATACATGAAAATTCTTAGCTTTAAGCCGGATTTAATTGTAACGGCTGCTTATGGACAGCTTTTGCCAGACGCACTCCTGGAAGCACCAGAGTTTGGCTGTATTAATGTACATGCATCATTATTGCCCGAATTAAGAGGTGGGGCGCCAATACATTACGCTATTTTGCAGGGGAAAAAGGAAACAGGTATTACTATTATGTATATGGTGAAAAAACTGGATGCCGGGGATATTCTGACACAACAATCAGTTCCTATTACGGAAAATGATACTGTTGGAACATTGCATGATAAACTGTCCGATGCCGGGGCTTACCTATTAATGGAGACGCTCCCGCAGTTGTTTGAAAAACGTCTAAAACCAATAAGGCAGGATGAGAATGAAGCAACCTTTGCTTCCAATATAAAGCGCGAACAGGAAAAAATCGATTGGCACAAGAGTAATGATGTCATCTATAATCATATCAGGGGATTAAACCCATGGCCGGTTGCATTTACAACCTATGAAGGTAAAGTTATGAAAATCTGGGGAGCTGAAAAGGATAATACTGAATTCAGCGGGAAACCAGGAGAAATTGTACGTATTTTAGATAATGAAGCTTTTGTGGTATTGTGTGGCAATAACAAAGCAATCCATGTTACTGAAATACAGCCTGCAGGTAAAAAGAGAATGAAGGTCAAACAATACCTGCAGGGGTCATCTGATCGTATTAAAACTGGCATTATAATGGGTGATTAA
- the priA gene encoding primosomal protein N', translating to MNIAKVIVDVPASSINQTFDYKIPERFQSILKAGMRVIVPFGPRKIMGFVVGRTVESSFDKLKEIHDVLDLTPVLTGELLDLGRWLADETLSLYITAYQAMIPQVLKAQYKKELVRMNEEQLSEELESFFAGRDYAAYEELEGSPISYYKIQKAIQDGDISVNYLVKSKETKKHVTMIKPKREPHLLDEAIQEMSKNAKKQKDILAFFIDHPEEIEQNVLMKKMHTTRSTLKALLDKDLLASVRKEMYRNPYDDNSFARTKSLELTDEQSQAITPIKEHINDEEHDVFLLHGVTGSGKTEIYLQAIQDVIAKGKEAIVLVPEISLTPQMVKRFKGRFGSNVAVLHSALSNGEKYDEWRRIHRKEVQVVVGARSAVFAPFENIGIIIIDEEHENSYKQEDQPRYHARDVAIYRGKNHQCPIVLGSATPTLESYARAQKGVYKLAELTKRTNDSAMPKVDIVDMRNELHAGNRSMFSRSLKEKIEQCIKRGEQVVLLLNRRGYSTFVMCRECGHVKECPHCDIALTYHKNSNQLKCHYCSYEEPMPLNCPSCNSDLIRFFGTGTQRIEEGLTQLIPEASVIRMDVDTTRRKGAHEKLLSRFANKEADILLGTQMIAKGLDFENVTLVGVLTADSMLHLPDFRSSEKTFQLLTQVSGRAGRHELPGEVIIQTYTPEHYSIELASNYDFTQFYQNEMRMRKTFQYPPFVFLALITVSHQNHVSAVQTTQRIVQLLSNKIKDETVVLGPTPSPIARMKDRYRYQCMVKYKSEPQLRTLIKKVIRQFDEEIRKNDLQIAVDMQPYQLM from the coding sequence GTGAATATAGCAAAAGTTATCGTGGATGTGCCGGCAAGCTCCATTAACCAGACATTTGACTACAAAATACCCGAGCGGTTCCAGAGCATCTTAAAAGCTGGTATGCGTGTAATTGTACCGTTTGGACCCAGGAAAATAATGGGGTTCGTTGTTGGAAGAACAGTTGAATCTTCGTTTGACAAACTGAAGGAAATTCATGACGTTCTAGACTTAACCCCCGTGCTTACGGGTGAGTTACTTGATTTGGGAAGGTGGCTCGCGGATGAAACGTTAAGCTTGTACATAACTGCTTATCAGGCAATGATTCCGCAAGTTTTAAAGGCACAGTATAAAAAAGAACTGGTACGAATGAATGAAGAACAGCTGTCAGAAGAACTGGAATCTTTTTTTGCCGGCAGGGATTATGCAGCTTATGAGGAACTGGAAGGCTCACCAATCAGCTATTATAAGATTCAAAAAGCAATCCAGGACGGCGACATCAGTGTCAACTACTTGGTAAAGTCAAAGGAAACCAAAAAACATGTAACAATGATTAAGCCGAAGCGGGAGCCGCATTTATTGGATGAGGCAATCCAGGAAATGTCAAAAAATGCAAAAAAGCAAAAAGACATCCTTGCATTTTTCATCGATCATCCGGAAGAAATTGAACAGAATGTATTAATGAAAAAGATGCACACAACCAGGTCAACGCTTAAAGCTTTGTTGGATAAAGATTTGCTTGCATCAGTCCGGAAAGAAATGTATCGGAATCCGTATGACGATAATTCTTTTGCTAGGACGAAAAGCTTGGAACTGACAGATGAACAAAGTCAGGCTATTACTCCAATTAAGGAACATATAAATGATGAGGAGCATGATGTTTTTCTTCTGCATGGTGTAACCGGCAGTGGGAAAACGGAAATTTATCTGCAGGCAATCCAGGACGTTATTGCAAAAGGAAAAGAAGCCATTGTACTTGTTCCGGAAATTTCACTAACACCACAGATGGTAAAGCGTTTTAAGGGAAGGTTCGGTTCGAATGTGGCGGTATTGCACAGTGCATTATCTAACGGAGAAAAATACGACGAATGGCGCCGTATTCACCGAAAAGAAGTACAGGTAGTTGTCGGTGCGCGTTCGGCAGTATTTGCTCCTTTTGAAAATATCGGGATTATTATCATCGATGAAGAGCATGAAAATAGCTATAAACAGGAAGACCAACCACGGTATCATGCACGTGATGTAGCCATATACCGTGGTAAAAATCATCAATGTCCGATTGTTTTGGGCAGCGCAACGCCAACACTCGAATCTTATGCCCGTGCCCAAAAAGGGGTATATAAATTGGCTGAATTAACGAAACGAACCAATGACAGTGCCATGCCCAAGGTTGATATTGTTGATATGCGGAACGAACTGCATGCCGGCAACCGGTCGATGTTTTCCCGCAGTTTAAAAGAGAAAATAGAACAATGCATAAAACGGGGTGAGCAAGTAGTCCTGCTTTTGAACCGTCGGGGCTATTCGACCTTTGTAATGTGCCGGGAATGCGGCCATGTAAAAGAGTGTCCACATTGTGATATTGCTCTTACATACCATAAAAACAGTAATCAATTAAAATGTCACTATTGTTCATACGAAGAACCAATGCCATTAAATTGTCCGTCATGCAACAGTGACTTAATTCGTTTTTTCGGAACTGGTACACAACGAATAGAGGAAGGGCTGACACAATTAATTCCTGAAGCAAGTGTTATCCGGATGGATGTTGATACAACCAGAAGAAAAGGAGCACATGAGAAACTGCTCAGTCGATTTGCCAATAAAGAGGCTGATATATTGCTGGGAACACAAATGATAGCCAAAGGGCTTGATTTTGAGAATGTTACACTGGTTGGTGTGCTAACGGCGGATTCCATGCTGCATTTACCTGATTTCCGTTCTTCCGAAAAGACCTTTCAACTGCTGACACAGGTTAGCGGGAGAGCTGGCCGACATGAATTGCCAGGGGAAGTAATCATCCAGACGTATACTCCGGAACATTACAGTATTGAACTTGCAAGCAATTATGATTTTACGCAGTTTTATCAAAATGAAATGCGTATGCGGAAAACCTTTCAATATCCGCCATTTGTTTTCCTGGCATTAATAACTGTTTCACATCAGAATCATGTTTCAGCGGTACAGACGACACAACGGATTGTGCAGTTATTGTCGAATAAGATAAAGGATGAAACAGTTGTTCTTGGACCAACACCATCACCTATAGCCCGAATGAAAGATAGATATCGCTACCAATGCATGGTAAAATATAAGAGTGAACCACAACTCAGAACGTTAATAAAAAAAGTCATTCGGCAATTTGATGAAGAAATACGAAAAAATGATCTGCAAATAGCCGTCGACATGCAACCATACCAATTGATGTAG